Proteins from a genomic interval of Yarrowia lipolytica chromosome 1E, complete sequence:
- a CDS encoding uncharacterized protein (Compare to YALI0E16434g, similar to uniprot|P36107 Saccharomyces cerevisiae YKL004w AUR1 aureobasidin-resistance protein), whose protein sequence is MLKDLFHRIKYRLLQDAPVGSSLAKLETSWDPRISWEKLRRKRWTWSDWPYVLMVLSLTICLSILQTVPAFVRVIVAFVLFALVSIPITSQFFLPGMPIITWLVLFASPTSLPLSLRPKIYVRLLPALETILYGGNLSYSLAQMTHPVLDILAWLPYGVLHFALPFILAASLFVFGPPGTLPQFGFCFGWMNYFGVIMELMFPNAPPWYKNIYGLQPANYTIHGSAGGLERIDKILGFQLYGGTFGASGMVFGAFPSMHSGSACMLALFASHLCPRFTPLFFSYVLWIWWSTMYLTHHYFIDLTGGACFAYITFFLIRRSVLPRIQRDKISRWSYDYVERGIQTQSKFRKSMEYDREYIEMADEFGAQGPEHRLEDESDDADDGILPASDADIESIESGVPSTPILETPSSRMGSPMISRIGSPAPNKQA, encoded by the coding sequence ATGCTCAAAGACCTGTTCCACAGAATCAAATACAGACTGCTCCAGGACGCGCCGGTGGGCTCGTCGTTGGCGAAGCTGGAAACGTCGTGGGACCCACGAATATCGTGGGAAAAGCTGAGACGCAAACGGTGGACGTGGAGCGACTGGCCCTACGTGCTCATGGTGCTGTCGCTGACCATCTGCCTGTCGATCCTGCAGACGGTGCCAGCATTCGTGCGTGTCATCGTGGCGTTTGTGCTCTTCGCGCTGGTGTCCATCCCCATCACATCGCAGTTCTTCCTGCCTGGAATGCCCATCATCACATGGCTGGTGCTGTTTGCCTCCCCAACATCGCTGCCGCTCAGCCTGCGGCCCAAAATCTACGTGCGTCTGCTGCCCGCGCTGGAAACCATCCTCTACGGCGGCAACCTGTCCTACTCTCTGGCCCAAATGACCCATCCAGTGCTGGACATTCTGGCCTGGCTTCCTTACGGCGTTCTGCATTTCGCCCTGCCCTTCATCCTCGCCGCATctttgtttgtgtttggtcCCCCCGGCACCCTGCCCCAGTTTGGCTTCTGCTTCGGGTGGATGAACTACTTTGGCGTCATCATGGAGCTCATGTTCCCCAACGCGCCCCCGTGGTACAAGAACATCTACGGCCTGCAGCCCGCCAACTACACGATTCACGGCTCGGCCGGCGGACTGGAGCGAATCGACAAGATTCTCGGCTTCCAGCTGTACGGCGGCACGTTTGGAGCGTCCGGAATGGTGTTTGGCGCCTTCCCATCCATGCATTCGGGCTCGGCGTGCATGCTAGCGCTGTTTGCTAGCCATCTGTGTCCCCGGTTCACGCCCCTCTTTTTCTCCTACGTGCTGTGGATCTGGTGGAGCACAATGTACCTGACTCACCACTACTTCATCGATCTGACTGGAGGAGCCTGTTTCGCATACATTACCTTTTTCCTCATCCGGCGGTCGGTGCTGCCGCGAATCCAGCGAGACAAGATCTCGCGGTGGTCCTATGACTACGTGGAGCGAGGTATCCAGACCCAGTCGAAGTTCCGAAAGTCCATGGAGTACGATCGGGAGTACATTGAGATGGCAGACGAGTTTGGCGCCCAGGGCCCCGAGCACCGACTGGAGGACGAGTCGGATGATGCTGACGACGGCATTCTGCCCGCCA